The genomic stretch AGGGATTCCAGAAACACGTTCACATCACGGGTTGCGGTCTCGGCGCTCACTGCGAACTCGGCGCAGAGAGAATCGGCCAGTTCCCCGGTGTTCTTTGGCAGCTCAAGCGCCTGCCACAGATACAGCCCCGTGTCGTTGAGCACGAGCATCCGGCCGCGTACGGGGTCGACCAACACGGCCTCCCCGTCGATTTCTCGCCAGGCGATCCGCGGCTTCTGCCGGAATCTGCGCTCTGTCTCTGCATCACTCATAGATAGGGTTTAGACTATCCGTCATGGAAAGTCGGCTTCAAGACCCCCAGTCAGGTTCCGGCGGCGAGATTCGCGCCGCCGCAATGGGCCTGTTTGCCCCTCACAGGGGCCGTTTTGCGTGGGCCAGCGCGCTGGGCGTGGCAACCCTGATCGGGCAGCTCCTGCTGCTGGCGGTGTTCTGGCAGCTCATTCGGGAGGTCACCGACGGGGTGCCCACGCTGGAGGCCCTCTCCGAGTGGCGCACCGGGGGGGCGCTGGCGGGATTGATGGTGGCGCTGGGGGTACTGCGCTGGCGCGCGCCGCTGGCCCAGATGCAGGCCGAGCAGGGTTTTGTTGAGGACCTCCAGACCCGGATGCTCGGCGGGATGCTGCGACGGCCGCCCTCGTTCTGGGCGAAGGCCGAAATCGGCGAGCTGACTCACCGCCTCAATGACGACGTGACGGGCACGCTTGCCTATGTGCGCGCGCTCTTTCAGACCCGCTGGCTGGTGCCGGTGCGCATTGTCGCCTTCGCGGGAATGCTGGCCTGGATCGCGCCCGAGGTGTTGCTGCCGTCTCTATTGGTGTTGCCGCTCTTTGCTCTGGTTTTGCTGGTGGTCGGAAAGGGCGTGGCCGGCGTTGCCGCGCGCGAGCGCGACTCGCGTGTGGCCCATTCCTCGCGGCTCTCGCAATTGCTTTCGGGCGCAGAAATTCTCTCGGCATTCGATACGCGCCGGCGCGCGGTGGACGCCCTTGCACGTCAGCTTCGC from Chrysiogenia bacterium encodes the following:
- a CDS encoding PqqD family protein; translation: MVDPVRGRMLVLNDTGLYLWQALELPKNTGELADSLCAEFAVSAETATRDVNVFLESLRERNLLEAAE